A single region of the Brachypodium distachyon strain Bd21 chromosome 3, Brachypodium_distachyon_v3.0, whole genome shotgun sequence genome encodes:
- the LOC100845402 gene encoding nuclear envelope pore membrane protein POM 121, whose amino-acid sequence MESGNSGSLQSSSCGGGGEEEFDSRCADSSSPLSALLRQSTAGFVGGGSFYGLRHELETPSSLPPLPQAAHHWSPALPAVPAGSTDGASPSSSSSHGVPPAASAVAPGQQQQQAASSAAAAAARGSRKRTRASRRAPTTVLTTDTSNFRAMVQEFTGVPSPPFAPTASSRFDHLFRSSPNNPAASSFPPYLLRPFARQKHHQQAHQPSSIFPSSSSFAMPSPSSIGGTAPPVVTAACASSSVAAMASGGSYQYHHSASPAALLGSRDHHYLSSFQSPLAAPGATHPMFDTLSVPPMRPQEEDPVAGSFLGRTHHHGILATEGTHLHLHPRVVDHGRRRDEDELSGLVGSGVCRTTTIYSSSVPGAEALAAPRLLDRNVDSTTSATATTTAATTTVAGGAAMRTQGVDSWICTSDQ is encoded by the coding sequence ATGGAGTCCGGCAACAGCGGCAGCCTCCAGTCGTcgagctgcggcgggggcggcgaaGAAGAGTTCGACTCGAGGTGCGCGGACTCGTCGTCCCCGCTGTCCGCGCTCCTGCGGCAGTCCACGGCGGGattcgtcggcggcggctcatTCTACGGGCTTCGTCATGAACTCGAGACGCCGTCGtcgctcccgccgctgcctcaGGCGGCGCACCACTGGTCGCCCGCCCTGCCAGCCGTCCCAGCTGGCAGTACCGACGGAgcctcgccgtcgtcctcgtcctcgcatGGCGTGCCACCGGCGGCCTCGGCAGTAGCAcccggccagcagcagcagcaggctgcttcttcggcggctgcggcggcggcgagggggtcgAGGAAGCGGACGCGGGCGTCGCGGCGCGCGCCGACGACGGTGCTGACCACGGACACCTCCAACTTCCGCGCCATGGTGCAGGAGTTCACCGGCGTCCCTTCCCCTCCCTTCGCCCCCACTGCCAGCTCCCGCTTCGACCACCTCTTCCGCTCCTCGCCTAACAACCCCgcagcctcctccttcccgccctacCTCCTCCGCCCCTTCGCGCGCCAAAAGCACCACCAGCAGGCGCACCAGCCTTCTTCCATTttcccgtcgtcgtcgtccttcgccatgccgtcgccgtccagCATTGGCGGCACTGCGCCTCCGGTGGTCACAGCCGCGTGCGCCAGCTCGAGCGTCGCGGCTATGGCGTCAGGCGGCAGCTACCAGTACCACCACTCCGCGTCGCCCGCCGCTCTCCTTGGATCGCGGGATCACCACTACCTCTCCTCCTTCCAGAGCCCCCTCGCAGCACCAGGCGCCACGCACCCAATGTTCGACACATTGTCCGTGCCGCCGATGAGGCCGCAGGAGGAGGACCCGGTGGCCGGTAGCTTCTTGGGCCGCACGCACCACCACGGCATCCTGGCCACGGAAGGGACGCACTTGCACTTGCACCCTCGCGTCGTCGACcatgggcgccgccgcgacgaAGACGAGCTGTCCGGCCTGGTCGGGAGCGGCGTCTGCAGGACGACGACGATCTACTCGTCCTCCGTCCCCGGCGCGGAGGCCCTCGCGGCGCCTCGACTGCTCGACCGCAATGTGGATTCCACAACGTCGGCCACCGCGACGACCACCGCTGCGACAACCACGGTAGCAGGGGGGGCGGCCATGAGGACACAGGGCGTGGACTCGTGGATTTGTACATCGGATCAGtag
- the LOC104584209 gene encoding uncharacterized protein LOC104584209, producing MANPDTSLPLTSTAAGALIASTAALVSPTILPPGSTPQPVGIAAALGAGTGPDVSLSSPMAPLPTARALFDDDVAATSVVHDAGAIPVTAASLKHIRIKEHVLTALDLKRNNYGRWSTLFMKVIDRNGLEDHLVAGADHKLEDAEWMKVDLTIVSWLYTTISEEILDIILAPHDPAFVVWTKLSSLFLDNMMTQAVYMEEEFRSLQQGHLSVTDYCSRLKVLADGMRDVGVQVSDQSMLFNMLRGLNLSLGHAIPVLTM from the coding sequence ATGGCAAACCCTGACACCAGCCTCCCTCTGACCtccacggcggccggcgcacTCATAGCTTCAACTGCCGCTCTTGTGTCGCCTACTATCCTCCCTCCTGGCTCCACTCCACAGCCTGTAGGCATCGCCGCTGCCCTCGGCGCCGGCACAGGCCCAGATGTCTCCCTGAGCTCGCCCATGGCACCTCTCCCCACTGCCCGTGCTCTCTTCGATGATGATGTGGCCGCCACGTCCGTCGTCCACGATGCGGGCGCCATCCCGGTGACGGCTGCCTCTCTGAAGCATATCCGCATCAAGGAGCACGTCCTCACCGCCCTCGACCTCAAGCGAAACAACTATGGCCGGTGGAGCACCCTCTTCATGAAGGTCATCGACCGGAACGGCCTCGAGGACCACCTCGttgccggcgccgaccacaAGCTTGAGGACGCCGAATGGATGAAGGTCGACCTCACCATTGTGTCCTGGCTCTACACCACCATCAGCGAGGAGATCCTCGACATCATCCTCGCGCCGCACGATCCGGCTTTCGTGGTATGGACAAAACTCTCAAGTCTTTTTCTGGACAACATGATGACTCAGGCCGTCTACATGGAGGAGGAGTTCCGCAGTCTGCAGCAGGGCCACCTCTCCGTCACGGACTACTGCTCGCGCCTCAAGGTCCTCGCCGACGGCATGCGTGACGTCGGTGTTCAGGTCTCCGACCAGTCCATGCTCTTCAACATGCTCCGTGGTCTCAACCTTTCTCTCGGCCACGCCATCCCGGTGCTCACCATGTAG
- the LOC100836982 gene encoding uncharacterized protein LOC100836982: MLSCPIPPDRSRDQIQPPPKSHDLNSRTPIHMARIISPAQLLARPAALVNVPIYKLQVHSYTPASPPCSIFKQARGHKQERDPDGSNLGSVLSEQASKARETMRGPEELAASARRRTLVLVNLASVLEKADEVLLPAVYREVGAALGASPTALGSLTLCRALVQALSFPLAAYASARHDRARVVAVGAFLWAAATFLVAISGTFLQMAISRGLNGIGLALVIPAISSLVADYTDDHTRGAAFGWLQMTINLGSIVGGSFGVLLAPFTFLGVPGWRLAFHIVGIISVALGVLMWFFAADPRAKSKTSASAKEEAEELLRDARAVIAVPTFQVIVAQGIAGLISWSALNFSTMWLELVGFTHWETSVITGLYLFATALGALFGGFIGDKVSTRFPNGGRIALAQISSASAVPLGAILLLGLPNDPSTGVAHAAVFFTMGFFISWNAASTNNPIFAEIVPERARTTVYALDKCFESVFASFAPLVVGILAERVFGYKPVSSETSVETDRENAAALAKAVYTELAVPMAICSLTYAFLYWTYPRDRDKAKRSLLLASDDRYYQEASYSQSSAVRAREDEESAASSLNQGLISTRE; the protein is encoded by the exons ATGTTGTCCTGTCCGATTCCGCCTGATCGATCGAGGGATCAGATACAACCACCACCCAAGAGCCATGACTTGAATAGCCGCACGCCCATACATATGGCACGGATTATATCTCCAGCTCAGCTGCTCGCTCGCCCTGCCGCTCTGGTCAATGTCCCGATCTACAAACTGCAGGTTCACAGCTACACGCCTGCTTCTCCCCCCTGCTCCATTTTTAAGCAAGCACGCGGGCACAAACAAGAGCGAGACCCAGACGGTTCTAATCTCGGAAGTGTTCTGAgcgagcaagcaagcaaggcCAGAGAGACGATGAGGGGGCCGGAAGAACTAGCCgcgtcggcgcggcggcggacgctgGTGCTGGTGAACCTGGCGTCGGTGCTGGAGAAGGCGGACGAGGTGCTGCTCCCGGCGGTGTACCGGGAGGTGGGCGCCGCGCTGGGCGCGTCCCCGACGGCGCTCGGATCTCTGACGCTCTGCCGCGCGCTCGTCCAGGCCCTCTCCTTCCCGCTCGCCGCCTACGCCTCCGCGCGCCACGACCGCGCccgcgtcgtcgccgtcggcgccttcctctgggccgccgccaccttcctcGTCGCCATTTCCGGCACCTTCCTCCAG ATGGCGATTTCGCGGGGGCTGAACGGCATCGGCCTGGCGCTGGTCATCccggcgatcagctcgctcgtCGCCGACTACACGGACGACCACACCCGGGGCGCCGCGTTCGGGTGGCTGCAGATGACCATCAACCTCGGCTCCATCGTGGGCGGCTCCTTCGGCGTGCTCCTGGCGCCCTTTACCTTCCTCGGCGTCCCGGGCTGGCGTCTCGCGTTCCACATCGTGGGCATCATCAGCGTCGCGCTGGGCGTCCTCATGTGGTTCTTCGCCGCCGACCCTCGCGCCAAGTCCAAGACCTCGGCGTCggcgaaggaggaggccgaggagcTGCTCCGGGACGCCAGGGCCGTCATCGCCGTGCCCACGTTCCAGGTCATCGTGGCGCAGGGGATCGCCGGCCTGATATCCTGGTCGGCGCTCAACTTCTCCACCATGTGGCTGGAGCTCGTTGGGTTCACGCACTGGGAGACCAGCGTCATCACGGGGCTGTACCTGTTCGCCACTGCTCTCGGCGCGCTCTTCGGGGGCTTCATCGGCGACAAGGTCTCCACGCGGTTCCCCAACGGCGGAAGGATCGCACTGGCACAGATAAGCTCGGCGTCGGCTGTCCCGCTCGGCGCGATCCTGCTGCTTGGGCTGCCTAACGACCCGTCGACCGGCGTCGCGCACGCTGCCGTGTTCTTCACGATGGGATTCTTCATTTCCTGGAACGCCGCGTCCACAAACAA CCCAATTTTCGCGGAGATTGTGCCGGAGAGGGCAAGGACAACGGTTTACGCGCTGGACAAATGCTTTGAATCAGTATTTGCTTCATTCGCGCCTCTTGTTGTCGGTATTTTAGCAGAGCGCGTATTCGGCTATAAGCCCGTCTCTTCGGAAACAAGCGTCGAAACTGACAGAGAGAATGCAGCTGCATTGGCGAAGGCAGTGTACACGGAGCTCGCGGTGCCCATGGCCATCTGTTCCTTGACATACGCCTTCTTGTACTGGACTTACCCTCGAGACAGAGACAAAGCGAAAAGGAGCCTTCTGTTGGCATCGGATGACCGGTACTATCAGGAAGCTAGTTACAGCCAGTCAAGTGCAGTGCGTGCCCGGGAAGATGAAGAATCTGCTGCTAGTTCATTAAATCAAGGCCTGATATCCACAAGAGAGTAG
- the LOC100837288 gene encoding probable glutathione S-transferase GSTF2, protein MAMKVYGLPMSTNVARVLVCLEEVGAQYEVVPINFSIGEHKNMEHTARNPFGQVPSFQDGDLILFESRAISKYILRKNQSELVKEGDLPDSAMVDMWLDVESHQFDRPMAVIIHQCLIIPMYLGGENDGNVVEENVEKLKKTFEVYEARLSKFKYLAGDFISLADLSHFPTAYYLLATPHASLLDNYPHVKVWIADILARPTVKKVVEMMKATA, encoded by the exons ATGGCGATGAAGGTGTATGGGCTGCCAATGTCAACCAACGTGGCACGCGTTCTGGTCTGTTTGGAGGAGGTCGGGGCCCAGTATGAGGTTGTTCCCATTAACTTTTCCATTGGTGAGCACAAGAACATGGAACACACTGCACGCAAT CCATTTGGTCAAGTCCCGTCATTTCAGGATGGtgatttaattttgtttg AATCACGTGCAATATCAAAGTACATTCTTCGCAAGAACCAATCTGAACTTGTGAAGGAAGGCGACCTTCCTGACTCGGCCATGGTCGATATGTGGCTAGATGTGGAATCCCACCAATTTGACAGGCCCATGGCTGTGATTATCCACCAATGCCTGATAATTCCCATGTACCTCGGTGGAGAAAATGATGGCAATGTTGTTGAAGAAAATGTGGAGAAACTGAAGAAAACATTTGAAGTGTACGAGGCTCGCTTATCTAAGTTCAAGTACTTAGCTGGAGATTTCATCAGCCTGGCTGATCTGAGCCATTTTCCAACTGCATATTACTTGTTAGCCACCCCACATGCCTCGCTGTTGGATAACTACCCTCATGTGAAGGTTTGGATAGCTGACATATTGGCTAGGCCGACCGTCAAAAAGGTTGTGGAGATGATGAAGGCAACCGCTTAG